In one Oscillospiraceae bacterium genomic region, the following are encoded:
- a CDS encoding short-chain fatty acids transporter, which translates to MFKRFTNGCVRVVNRWLPDPFLFAVILSIVVYVAAMAATRQGPIQILYAWGNSDGFWKLLSFSMQMALVLVLGSAMASAKVCKRALGSIASLAKGKMSAIIITTLVSTICCWLNWGFGLIVGALLAKEVARRVRDVDYRLLIASAYSGFVVWHAGLSGSVPLTLSGGYTITDVTYQAGTNLTIFHPMNLIMVGIILVAMPFINYAMHPSKEHTIVVDPALLEDQAEKAYSRSTPAEKMEHSRILWVIVSVAGVAYIIYYFYRSVAIDHKAIGNSLDLNIVNFIFLFLGIILHGDLRRYVDAVGDAAKGAAGILLQFPFYAGIMGMMTVKNIDGVSLAGVISDFFVSISNPTTFPLFTFLSAGIVNFFVPSGGGQWAVQGPIVMPAAAKMGVDAGRAAMAIAWGDQWTNMIQPFWALPALGVAGLSAKDIMGFLVTVLLFTGLVACGGFLLWAWLF; encoded by the coding sequence ATGTTCAAGAGGTTCACAAACGGCTGCGTACGCGTGGTCAACCGCTGGCTCCCCGATCCATTCCTCTTCGCGGTCATCCTGAGCATCGTCGTGTATGTCGCCGCCATGGCGGCGACCCGGCAGGGACCCATCCAAATCCTCTACGCCTGGGGCAATTCCGACGGCTTCTGGAAGCTGCTCTCCTTCTCCATGCAGATGGCGCTGGTGCTGGTGCTCGGCTCCGCCATGGCCTCCGCCAAGGTCTGTAAGCGGGCCCTTGGCTCCATCGCCTCCCTCGCCAAGGGCAAAATGAGCGCCATTATCATCACCACCCTGGTCTCCACCATCTGCTGCTGGCTCAACTGGGGCTTCGGCCTCATCGTCGGCGCACTGCTGGCCAAGGAGGTGGCCCGCCGCGTGCGCGACGTGGATTACCGCCTGCTGATCGCCTCCGCCTACTCCGGCTTCGTGGTCTGGCACGCGGGCCTCTCCGGCTCCGTCCCCCTCACCCTGTCCGGCGGGTATACCATCACCGACGTGACCTACCAGGCCGGGACGAACCTGACCATCTTCCACCCCATGAACCTCATTATGGTGGGCATCATCCTGGTCGCCATGCCCTTCATCAACTACGCCATGCACCCCAGCAAGGAGCATACCATCGTGGTGGATCCCGCCCTGCTGGAGGATCAGGCGGAAAAGGCGTACTCCCGCAGCACCCCGGCTGAGAAGATGGAGCACAGCCGTATTCTGTGGGTCATCGTCAGCGTGGCGGGCGTGGCATACATCATCTACTACTTCTACCGCTCCGTCGCCATCGACCACAAGGCCATCGGCAACAGCCTGGATCTGAACATCGTCAACTTTATCTTCCTCTTCCTGGGGATCATCCTCCACGGCGATCTGCGCAGGTACGTGGACGCGGTGGGCGACGCCGCCAAGGGCGCCGCGGGCATCCTGCTCCAGTTCCCCTTCTACGCGGGCATCATGGGCATGATGACCGTAAAGAACATAGACGGCGTTTCTCTGGCCGGGGTTATCTCCGACTTCTTCGTCAGCATCTCCAACCCCACCACCTTCCCCCTGTTCACCTTCCTCTCCGCCGGCATCGTCAACTTCTTCGTCCCCTCCGGCGGCGGCCAGTGGGCGGTACAGGGCCCCATCGTGATGCCCGCCGCCGCCAAGATGGGCGTGGACGCCGGGCGCGCGGCCATGGCCATCGCCTGGGGCGACCAGTGGACCAACATGATCCAGCCCTTCTGGGCCCTCCCCGCTCTGGGCGTGGCCGGCCTGTCGGCCAAGGACATCATGGGCTTCCTAGTCACGGTGCTGCTCTTTACCGGCCTTGTGGCCTGCGGCGGCTTCCTCCTGTGGGCCTGGCTATTCTAA
- a CDS encoding stage IV sporulation protein A, translating to MEQRKIYEDIALRTEGDIYIGVVGPVRTGKSTFIKRFMETLVIPNIENVYRRERARDELPQSGSGRTIMTAEPKFVPEEAVEITMDNGAAFSVRLIDCVGYMVPGAVGSLEDDSPRMVTTPWFDYEIPMTEAAEIGTRKVIAEHSTIGIVITTDGTITDIAREDYLEAEERVISELKELGKPFLVVLNSSYPNSDRAQAIRADISSRYDVTCVCANCLELDEADVTSIIKGVLYEFPVKELDLFLPPWVDALPYDHPIKSGLYTAIREGAQGMRRIRDVEQAVSSIGACESVSSARITSISLGTGLAAAALELPRSLFYDTISQQSGFTIQDDGDLMGLLTELAHVKGEYDKVAGALEEVKATGYGIVIPSTDELVLEEPEIVKTGGRYGVRLKASAPSIHMIRADIETEVSPIVGNEKQSEEMVNFLLQEFEGDTGKIWESNIFGKSFHDLVSEDLNSKLKRMPDDARGKLQETLQRIINEGSGGLICIIL from the coding sequence GTGGAACAGCGCAAAATCTACGAGGACATCGCCCTGCGGACCGAGGGAGACATCTATATCGGCGTCGTGGGGCCGGTAAGGACGGGGAAATCCACCTTTATCAAGCGCTTTATGGAGACGCTGGTCATCCCCAACATCGAGAACGTCTACCGTCGGGAGCGGGCCCGCGACGAGCTGCCCCAGAGCGGGTCGGGCCGCACCATCATGACCGCCGAGCCCAAGTTCGTGCCCGAGGAGGCGGTGGAGATCACTATGGACAACGGCGCGGCCTTCTCGGTGCGCCTCATCGACTGCGTGGGCTACATGGTGCCCGGCGCGGTGGGCTCCCTGGAGGATGACAGCCCCCGCATGGTGACCACCCCCTGGTTCGACTATGAGATCCCCATGACCGAGGCCGCCGAGATCGGCACACGCAAGGTCATCGCCGAGCACTCCACCATCGGCATCGTCATCACCACCGACGGCACCATCACCGACATCGCCCGGGAGGACTACCTGGAGGCGGAGGAGCGGGTGATCAGCGAGCTCAAGGAGCTGGGGAAGCCCTTCCTGGTGGTGCTCAACTCCTCCTATCCCAATTCCGACCGGGCCCAGGCCATCCGGGCGGACATCTCCTCCCGCTACGATGTGACGTGCGTGTGCGCCAACTGCCTGGAGCTGGACGAGGCCGACGTGACCAGCATCATCAAGGGGGTGCTGTACGAGTTCCCGGTGAAGGAGCTGGACCTCTTCCTGCCCCCCTGGGTGGACGCGCTGCCCTACGACCACCCCATCAAGAGCGGGCTATACACCGCTATCCGGGAGGGGGCCCAGGGGATGCGCCGCATCCGGGACGTGGAGCAGGCGGTGTCCTCCATCGGCGCGTGCGAGAGCGTCTCCAGCGCCCGGATCACCTCCATCAGCCTGGGCACCGGCCTGGCGGCTGCCGCGCTGGAGCTGCCGCGCAGCCTCTTCTACGACACCATCTCCCAGCAGTCCGGATTCACCATCCAGGACGACGGGGATCTGATGGGCCTGCTCACCGAGCTGGCCCACGTGAAGGGGGAGTACGACAAGGTGGCCGGGGCGCTGGAGGAGGTCAAGGCCACGGGCTACGGCATCGTCATCCCCAGCACCGACGAGCTGGTGCTGGAGGAGCCCGAAATCGTCAAGACGGGCGGGCGCTACGGCGTGCGCCTCAAGGCCTCCGCGCCCTCCATCCACATGATCCGGGCGGACATCGAGACCGAGGTCTCGCCCATCGTGGGGAACGAGAAGCAGTCCGAGGAGATGGTCAACTTCCTGCTCCAGGAGTTCGAGGGGGACACGGGCAAGATCTGGGAGTCCAACATCTTTGGGAAGTCCTTCCACGACCTGGTCAGCGAGGATCTCAACAGCAAGCTCAAGCGTATGCCGGACGACGCGCGGGGCAAGCTCCAGGAGACCCTGCAGAGGATCATCAACGAGGGCTCCGGCGGGCTTATCTGCATTATTCTATAG
- a CDS encoding maltodextrin glucosidase — protein sequence MWAFESVFYQICPLGFCGAPQENDGVPVNRIAKVADWIPHIRALGADAIYFCPVFSSDRHGYDTRDYRTLDCRLGTNGDFQAVCAALHENGIRVVLDGVFNHVGRGFWAFQDVLKNREASPYRDWFVNLWFGGNNCYNDGLSYEGWEGHLELVKLNLRNPQVVQYLLDSVGLWIDEFGIDGLRLDVAYSLDLDFVRALRGYCDGKKADFFLVGETLHGDYSRLMNDGMLHSVTNYQAYKGLWSTFNDLNFFEINFTLEQHFCQLYRGRHTLNFVDNHDVERIATKLKNPAHLPLIYALLFAMPGIPCLYYGSEWGAEGRKEQGSDASLRPCFPAPEENGLTAYIARLARAFKGEKALQYGSFRKVLLTNRQYIFERSCEGERILVAINADDAPFTAHFDAGAGCAADLLTGEPHDFGGGSELPPCSAAYWKI from the coding sequence ATGTGGGCGTTTGAAAGCGTGTTCTACCAGATCTGTCCCCTGGGCTTCTGCGGCGCGCCGCAGGAGAACGACGGGGTTCCTGTAAACCGGATAGCGAAGGTCGCGGACTGGATCCCCCATATCAGGGCGCTGGGGGCGGACGCAATCTACTTCTGTCCCGTCTTCTCCTCCGACCGGCACGGCTACGACACCCGGGACTACCGCACCCTGGACTGCCGCCTGGGCACCAACGGGGATTTTCAGGCCGTCTGCGCCGCCCTGCACGAAAATGGGATCCGCGTGGTGCTGGACGGGGTGTTCAACCACGTGGGCCGGGGCTTCTGGGCCTTCCAGGACGTGCTGAAAAACCGGGAGGCCTCCCCTTACCGGGACTGGTTCGTCAACCTGTGGTTCGGCGGCAACAACTGCTACAACGACGGCCTGAGCTACGAGGGCTGGGAGGGGCACCTGGAGCTGGTGAAGCTCAACCTGCGCAACCCCCAGGTGGTACAATATCTGCTGGACAGCGTGGGGCTGTGGATCGATGAATTCGGCATCGACGGGCTGCGGCTGGACGTGGCCTACAGCCTGGATTTGGACTTTGTCCGCGCCCTGCGTGGGTACTGCGACGGCAAGAAGGCGGACTTTTTCCTGGTGGGCGAGACCCTCCACGGGGACTACAGCCGCCTGATGAACGACGGTATGCTCCACAGCGTCACCAATTACCAGGCCTACAAGGGCCTGTGGTCCACCTTCAACGACCTGAACTTCTTTGAGATCAACTTCACACTGGAGCAGCATTTCTGCCAGCTCTACCGGGGCAGGCACACCCTGAACTTCGTGGACAACCACGACGTGGAGCGCATTGCCACCAAGCTCAAGAACCCGGCCCATCTGCCCCTGATCTACGCCCTGCTCTTCGCCATGCCTGGCATCCCCTGCCTCTACTACGGCAGCGAGTGGGGGGCCGAGGGCCGCAAGGAGCAGGGCAGCGACGCCTCCCTGCGCCCCTGCTTCCCCGCCCCGGAGGAGAACGGCCTGACGGCGTATATCGCCCGGCTGGCCCGGGCATTTAAGGGGGAAAAGGCCCTGCAGTACGGCTCCTTCCGCAAGGTGCTGCTCACCAACCGGCAGTATATCTTCGAGCGCTCCTGTGAGGGGGAGCGCATCCTGGTGGCCATAAACGCCGACGATGCGCCCTTCACCGCCCACTTCGACGCTGGGGCGGGCTGTGCGGCAGATCTGCTCACCGGGGAACCCCACGACTTCGGCGGGGGCAGCGAGCTGCCCCCCTGTTCCGCCGCCTACTGGAAAATTTGA